One window of the Archangium primigenium genome contains the following:
- a CDS encoding RNA polymerase sigma factor: MQAFREGDPATMGRVYRAHAEGLARMLRGMVWRARGSTSFQGALEVENTVLETFARAFEPRTRQAYDGVRPYQHFLVGIARNVLLEQARQREVAVGLEPFEEVGGEAVAEGLESARILEDQEVEGLLSDFKDGLSTEERRLFELRFGEEGLAQEGAAERLGMTRIQVRRRELGLKTRLLEFLQSKGYLEDIELKGWSFLKRRGQS; encoded by the coding sequence TTGCAGGCCTTTCGGGAAGGCGACCCGGCGACGATGGGGCGGGTGTACCGGGCGCATGCGGAGGGCCTGGCCCGGATGCTCAGGGGCATGGTCTGGCGGGCCCGGGGCAGCACCTCCTTCCAGGGCGCGCTGGAGGTGGAGAACACGGTCCTGGAGACCTTCGCCCGGGCGTTCGAGCCGAGGACCCGGCAGGCCTACGACGGGGTGCGCCCCTATCAGCACTTCCTGGTGGGGATCGCCCGCAACGTGCTCCTGGAGCAGGCGCGGCAGCGCGAGGTGGCGGTGGGGCTGGAGCCCTTCGAGGAGGTGGGTGGGGAGGCGGTGGCGGAGGGGCTGGAGTCGGCGCGGATATTGGAGGACCAAGAGGTGGAGGGGCTGTTGTCGGACTTCAAGGATGGGTTGAGCACGGAGGAGCGCCGGCTCTTCGAGCTGCGCTTTGGCGAGGAGGGCCTGGCGCAGGAGGGGGCGGCGGAGCGGCTGGGGATGACGCGCATCCAGGTGCGGCGCCGGGAGCTGGGGCTCAAGACCCGGCTGCTCGAGTTCCTCCAGTCCAAGGGGTACCTCGAGGACATCGAGCTCAAGGGGTGGAGTTTCCTCAAGCGACGAGGCCAGTCATGA
- a CDS encoding caspase family protein translates to MQLLRSALVVAGCAVFLGSASAGAAPERPAYALIVANNVGLEPQQAPLRYADDDGARYYELLAPRVKEAVLLTVLDADTQALHPGLAGRTTPPTRAALQEALGRLNTRMAEDKARGAQPVLYFVFTGHGKRGAAGEGAVSLLDGAFTRTDLYTQVLAPSTASRVHLIVDACDSYFFVNSRGALPTGPAQLSAVRDTLAARELSRYPHVGAVLSTTREQESHEWSAIRSGVFSHQVLSALAGAADVNADGRVEYSELQAFIAAANQGVDDVRGRLDVSIQPPEMDRTLPLVDLKERSRLGFLLLPPGLEGRLWVEDARGLRVAELHKERERPVVLGLPPSERYFLRTQGREAPFRFAREGAVVDAGGLGWRDNAFAARGAVEDAFRERLFSVPFGPRFYQGYMASIGQTPVAAELEPDLSP, encoded by the coding sequence ATGCAACTGCTCCGAAGCGCCCTGGTGGTGGCCGGCTGCGCGGTGTTCCTCGGGAGTGCGTCCGCGGGTGCCGCGCCCGAGCGGCCCGCCTACGCCCTCATCGTCGCCAACAACGTGGGGCTGGAGCCCCAGCAGGCCCCCCTGCGCTACGCGGACGACGACGGGGCGCGGTACTACGAATTGCTCGCGCCGCGCGTGAAGGAAGCCGTGCTGCTCACGGTGCTGGACGCCGACACCCAGGCGCTGCACCCGGGGCTGGCCGGCCGCACCACGCCGCCCACCCGCGCCGCGCTCCAGGAGGCGCTCGGCCGACTCAACACGCGCATGGCGGAGGACAAGGCCCGGGGCGCCCAGCCGGTGCTCTATTTCGTCTTCACCGGCCACGGCAAACGCGGGGCCGCGGGCGAGGGCGCGGTGAGCCTGCTGGATGGGGCCTTCACCCGGACGGACCTCTATACCCAGGTGCTCGCGCCCAGCACCGCCAGCCGCGTGCACCTCATCGTGGACGCGTGCGACTCGTACTTCTTCGTCAACTCGCGCGGCGCCCTGCCCACCGGCCCCGCGCAGTTGAGCGCGGTGCGCGACACGCTCGCCGCGCGCGAGCTCTCGCGCTACCCGCACGTGGGCGCCGTGCTGTCCACCACGCGCGAGCAGGAGAGCCACGAGTGGAGCGCCATCCGCTCGGGCGTCTTCAGCCACCAGGTGCTCTCGGCGCTCGCGGGCGCCGCGGACGTCAACGCGGACGGGCGCGTGGAGTATTCGGAGCTGCAGGCCTTCATCGCCGCGGCCAACCAGGGCGTGGACGACGTGCGCGGCCGGCTGGACGTGTCCATCCAACCGCCGGAGATGGACCGCACCCTGCCGCTGGTGGACTTGAAGGAGCGCTCGCGCCTGGGCTTCCTCCTGCTGCCGCCGGGGCTGGAGGGCCGGCTGTGGGTGGAGGACGCGCGGGGCCTGCGCGTGGCGGAGCTGCACAAGGAGCGCGAGCGCCCGGTGGTGCTGGGGCTGCCCCCGAGCGAGCGCTACTTCCTGCGCACCCAGGGGCGCGAGGCCCCCTTCCGCTTCGCCCGGGAGGGGGCGGTGGTGGACGCGGGCGGCCTGGGCTGGCGCGACAACGCCTTCGCCGCGCGGGGCGCCGTGGAGGACGCCTTCCGCGAGCGGCTCTTCTCCGTGCCCTTCGGCCCGCGCTTCTACCAGGGCTACATGGCCAGCATCGGGCAGACGCCCGTGGCGGCCGAGCTGGAGCCGGACCTCTCGCCATGA
- a CDS encoding Ig domain-containing protein, with translation MRRVAWGGMGGVFALGACVFAPDFSRYPSCDTAGACPSGFTCLVPEGLCLPDCGERGPCAPLEETPAPPDAGPGAPDAGTPDAGTPDAGQPERPPSLELVATLPPDGVEREGFTFAFQARGGTPPLTFSLAGDAPPGLGLDAQGTLSGTPTTPGEYTFTLEARDAAAEPQRVSQSVTVRIHPELRLAGPLILADFPRGGVYAERVLALGGRPPYTFTLPAGNPLPSGLALYEEGAVRGTSNSAGASSFEVRVTDSARPPRITSGSLQLTASSCATPPCMRTRTLPDARVGDAYTYALQATTGTSSPTWSVTVGAPPPGLQLTSDGVLSGTPLQSGRFEATYCVSEWLGTVLGTRSVTLSLKVL, from the coding sequence ATGAGGCGCGTCGCGTGGGGGGGGATGGGCGGGGTGTTCGCGCTGGGCGCGTGTGTCTTCGCGCCGGACTTCTCGCGCTACCCCTCGTGTGACACGGCGGGCGCGTGCCCGTCGGGCTTCACCTGCCTCGTGCCCGAGGGGCTGTGCCTGCCGGACTGCGGCGAGCGCGGCCCCTGCGCGCCGCTCGAGGAGACGCCCGCGCCCCCGGACGCGGGCCCGGGGGCACCGGACGCGGGCACTCCGGACGCGGGCACTCCGGACGCGGGGCAGCCGGAGCGACCCCCGTCGCTGGAGCTCGTGGCGACGCTTCCGCCCGACGGCGTGGAGCGGGAGGGCTTCACCTTCGCCTTCCAGGCGCGAGGCGGCACGCCCCCCCTGACGTTCTCCCTCGCGGGCGACGCGCCGCCGGGCCTGGGGCTCGACGCCCAGGGCACGCTCTCGGGCACCCCCACCACGCCGGGCGAGTACACCTTCACGCTCGAGGCACGGGATGCCGCCGCCGAGCCCCAGCGCGTGAGCCAATCGGTCACCGTGCGCATCCACCCCGAGCTGCGGCTGGCCGGGCCCCTCATCCTCGCGGACTTCCCGCGCGGCGGGGTCTACGCGGAGCGGGTCCTGGCGCTCGGCGGACGGCCGCCCTACACCTTCACGCTGCCCGCGGGCAATCCCCTGCCCTCGGGGCTCGCGCTCTATGAGGAGGGCGCCGTGCGAGGCACCTCCAACTCCGCGGGCGCCTCGTCCTTCGAGGTGCGGGTGACGGACTCCGCCCGGCCGCCGCGCATCACCTCGGGCAGCCTGCAGCTCACCGCCAGCTCCTGCGCCACGCCGCCCTGCATGCGCACGCGCACCCTGCCCGACGCGCGCGTGGGCGACGCGTACACCTACGCGCTCCAGGCCACCACCGGCACGAGTTCGCCCACCTGGTCCGTCACGGTCGGCGCGCCGCCCCCGGGCCTCCAGCTCACCTCGGACGGCGTGCTCTCCGGCACCCCCCTCCAGTCGGGCCGCTTCGAGGCCACCTACTGTGTCTCGGAATGGCTCGGCACGGTGCTCGGCACCCGGAGCGTGACGCTGAGCCTCAAGGTGCTTTGA
- a CDS encoding S8 family serine peptidase, translated as MKSLQTLGLTLTAALLAGCGSADPLPASPAASTPAALQDGASAAIVGPSAAGQSACAQAYATPEAQAALTQAVMDPSLTPDGGLKTLILSFNTQQAVAPALKLLGNPLGLNLGKGSLGALRTLPMVVIKAPVTPTFLALVRTTLQPLGLLSIYQDRPLHSFLDESVRYIQADTARTTFDVTGKGVGVGVIDSGVDGTHGDFPTLVKNVKVVASPLEQGVGGALYLDVPNSDLTSGHGTHCASTIAGSGARSGGKYQGVAPGASLLAVGAGDAISILFALQGFDYLTHPDIRETYNLRVISNSWGTSGSHFAPFDPVSIATRRAYDQGIVVAFAAGNDGPGADTLNPYSASPCALSVAAGAAKDTTGAKNPLLSKGVPGALADFSSRGIPGDALHHPDVTLPGVAIVAARATTATIAHPYTGLDGLHPEPFYAALDGTSMATPHAAGVAALILEANPTLNLDGVLLAMTSTARPIHAPGKSEPLAEWEAGAGYVDAYAAVRAATRLGGGRTTTTTTALPGWTGHVDLAVKVPVADVTLAEAEHTHSFTVPAGSSALRLATTWGNPAYDLDLSVYDPSGKLVGTSANGTSVAESVSIPSPRAGVWKAVLKGFLNAPTDYTGTAEVDTVVAR; from the coding sequence TTGAAGAGCCTCCAGACGTTGGGCCTCACCCTCACCGCCGCCCTGCTCGCGGGCTGCGGCAGCGCCGATCCCCTCCCCGCCTCCCCGGCCGCGTCCACGCCCGCCGCGCTCCAGGACGGCGCGTCGGCTGCCATCGTGGGCCCGAGCGCCGCGGGCCAGAGCGCGTGCGCGCAGGCCTACGCGACGCCCGAGGCCCAGGCGGCGCTCACCCAGGCGGTGATGGACCCGAGCCTCACGCCCGACGGCGGCCTCAAGACGCTCATCCTCTCCTTCAATACCCAGCAGGCGGTGGCCCCGGCGCTCAAGCTGCTGGGCAATCCGCTCGGGCTCAACCTGGGCAAGGGCAGTCTCGGCGCCCTGCGCACCCTGCCCATGGTGGTCATCAAGGCGCCGGTGACGCCGACGTTCCTCGCGCTCGTGCGCACCACGCTGCAGCCGCTCGGCCTCTTGTCCATCTACCAGGACCGGCCGCTGCACTCCTTCCTGGACGAGAGCGTGCGCTACATCCAGGCGGACACGGCGCGCACCACCTTCGACGTGACGGGCAAGGGCGTGGGCGTGGGCGTCATCGACTCGGGCGTGGACGGCACGCACGGGGACTTCCCCACCCTGGTGAAGAACGTGAAGGTGGTGGCCTCGCCCTTGGAGCAGGGCGTGGGCGGAGCGCTCTACCTGGACGTGCCCAACAGCGACCTGACGAGCGGCCACGGCACGCACTGCGCGAGCACCATCGCCGGCTCGGGCGCGCGCTCGGGCGGCAAGTACCAGGGCGTGGCGCCCGGGGCGAGCCTGCTCGCGGTGGGCGCGGGCGACGCCATCAGCATCCTCTTCGCGCTGCAGGGCTTCGACTACCTCACCCACCCGGACATCCGCGAGACGTACAACCTGCGCGTCATCTCCAACTCCTGGGGCACGAGCGGCAGCCACTTCGCGCCGTTCGATCCGGTGAGCATCGCCACCAGGCGCGCGTATGACCAGGGCATCGTCGTGGCGTTCGCCGCGGGCAACGACGGCCCGGGCGCCGACACGCTCAACCCCTACAGCGCCTCGCCGTGCGCCCTGTCCGTGGCGGCCGGCGCCGCCAAGGACACCACCGGCGCGAAGAACCCGCTCCTGTCCAAGGGCGTGCCGGGCGCGCTCGCGGACTTCTCCAGCCGCGGCATCCCGGGCGATGCGCTGCACCACCCGGACGTGACGCTGCCGGGCGTGGCCATCGTCGCCGCGCGCGCCACCACGGCCACCATCGCCCACCCCTACACGGGCCTGGACGGCCTGCACCCCGAGCCCTTCTACGCGGCGCTGGATGGCACCTCCATGGCCACCCCGCACGCGGCGGGCGTGGCGGCGCTCATCCTCGAGGCCAACCCCACGCTCAACCTGGACGGCGTGCTGCTGGCCATGACGAGCACGGCCCGGCCCATCCACGCGCCGGGCAAGAGTGAGCCGCTGGCCGAGTGGGAGGCGGGCGCGGGCTACGTGGACGCCTACGCCGCGGTGCGCGCGGCCACGCGGCTGGGCGGCGGCCGCACCACCACCACCACCACGGCGCTGCCCGGCTGGACGGGCCACGTGGACCTGGCGGTGAAGGTGCCGGTGGCGGACGTCACCCTGGCCGAGGCCGAGCACACGCACAGCTTCACCGTGCCCGCGGGCAGCAGCGCCCTGCGGCTGGCCACCACCTGGGGCAACCCCGCGTATGACCTGGACCTCTCCGTGTACGACCCCAGCGGCAAGCTGGTGGGCACGAGCGCCAACGGCACGTCCGTGGCCGAGTCGGTGAGCATCCCCTCGCCCCGCGCGGGCGTGTGGAAGGCCGTGCTCAAGGGCTTCCTCAACGCGCCCACGGACTACACGGGCACGGCCGAGGTGGACACGGTCGTCGCGCGCTAA
- a CDS encoding MFS transporter — MFLKTRHSVGLTLLFCYLVAWLDRMAINMTLPYMAQEFGLGPEKLGWVLSAFFLGYALSQVPGGLMADRVGPRRVILVALVWWSFFTAATGLVGGLVSLLAVRFLFGLGEGVFPAAVWKVIGQFFSKKDRGTANAIILSSVALGPAISMMLLAQMLPELGWRKSFLVLGAAGALCVLAAWWSVADAPEKHPRMAREELEQFERDTRSEAANAEQTLERGSFGDLLRSPAIWVLFFVALIYNLTMYGWLNWLPKYLMEVKGLSLSKTGVLGSLPFLFGGVGCMLAGYVSDRWFRGRRKWLVLGCQAVGGVCLYLFTRIEDPVQYMVAQCLAGFLLFMAAGAIWALPMILVPTRLMGAGSGFINTGGQIGGFLTNILIGYVIKWSDNNAAAGFQVMLGALVVAAVLVGVGIRERPAAPPAPSPGPLSPAGGGA; from the coding sequence ATGTTCCTGAAGACGCGTCACTCGGTGGGGCTCACCCTGCTGTTCTGCTATCTCGTGGCCTGGCTGGACCGCATGGCCATCAACATGACCCTGCCGTACATGGCGCAGGAGTTCGGGCTCGGACCGGAGAAGCTCGGCTGGGTGCTCAGCGCCTTCTTCCTGGGCTACGCGCTGTCGCAGGTGCCCGGCGGGCTCATGGCGGACCGGGTCGGTCCCCGGCGCGTCATCCTCGTGGCGCTCGTCTGGTGGTCCTTCTTCACCGCGGCCACGGGCCTGGTGGGGGGCCTCGTGAGCCTGCTCGCGGTGCGCTTCCTCTTCGGCCTGGGTGAGGGCGTGTTCCCCGCCGCGGTGTGGAAGGTCATCGGCCAGTTCTTCTCCAAGAAGGACCGCGGCACCGCCAACGCCATCATCCTGTCCTCGGTGGCGCTCGGGCCCGCCATCTCCATGATGCTGCTGGCGCAGATGCTGCCGGAGCTCGGCTGGCGCAAGAGCTTCCTCGTGCTCGGCGCCGCGGGGGCCCTGTGCGTGCTGGCCGCGTGGTGGAGCGTGGCGGACGCACCCGAGAAGCACCCGCGCATGGCGCGCGAGGAGCTGGAGCAGTTCGAGCGCGACACCCGCTCGGAGGCGGCCAACGCCGAGCAGACGCTCGAGCGCGGCAGCTTCGGGGACCTCCTGCGCTCGCCGGCCATCTGGGTGCTCTTCTTCGTGGCGCTCATCTACAACCTGACCATGTACGGCTGGCTCAACTGGCTGCCCAAGTACCTCATGGAGGTCAAGGGCCTGAGCCTGAGCAAGACGGGGGTGCTCGGCTCGCTGCCCTTCCTGTTCGGCGGCGTGGGCTGCATGCTCGCCGGCTACGTGTCGGACCGGTGGTTCCGCGGTCGGCGCAAGTGGCTGGTGCTGGGCTGCCAGGCGGTGGGCGGCGTGTGCCTCTACCTCTTCACCCGCATCGAGGACCCGGTGCAGTACATGGTGGCCCAGTGCCTCGCGGGCTTCCTCCTGTTCATGGCCGCGGGCGCCATCTGGGCCCTGCCGATGATCCTCGTGCCCACGCGGCTGATGGGGGCCGGCTCGGGCTTCATCAACACGGGCGGACAGATTGGCGGCTTCCTCACCAACATCCTCATCGGCTACGTCATCAAGTGGAGCGACAACAACGCCGCCGCGGGCTTCCAGGTGATGCTGGGCGCGCTGGTGGTGGCCGCGGTGCTCGTGGGCGTGGGCATCCGCGAGCGCCCCGCCGCGCCGCCGGCCCCCTCGCCCGGCCCGCTGTCGCCCGCGGGGGGTGGGGCATGA
- a CDS encoding cytochrome P450, translating to MKTTSPPPLAPMPPGHWLLGHLRERETDPLGLFLRGRAQLGDVVRFRMGPVYVETLAHPDHVKHVLADASARYTKGEIFAKTRPLVGNGLLTAEGDFWKRQRRLSQPAFHKDRLAALAGVMTQAAQETLAGWEAPVAAGQAVPVFTEMMRLTLTVVVRALFGADVGQESLRIGEAFTQALEVTDRRIISPLPYLPWLYRLPTRDNRLFQRAMDTLHASVDGLIAQRRAQAQKSGEGPGTDLLGMLMSACDADTGDAFDDLQLRDEVMTLLLAGHETTATSLAWTFHLLEQNPEQEALLHEEVDTVLGGRVPTLEDLPRLRYTGCVFEEAMRLYPPIWALPRTPHEDDEVGGYRIPKGDIVLLVPYVTHRHPDFWPDPERFDPTRFFPETSRQRPRWAYLPFGGGQRQCIGNNFAMMEAQLILALVTQRFRLRGVPGVPVVPEPLLTLRPKGTLPMHVHRREPTQAARASSA from the coding sequence ATGAAGACGACGTCCCCGCCGCCGCTCGCGCCCATGCCCCCGGGCCACTGGCTGCTCGGCCACCTGCGCGAGCGCGAGACGGATCCCCTGGGCCTGTTCCTGCGCGGCCGCGCGCAGTTGGGTGACGTGGTGCGCTTTCGCATGGGGCCGGTGTACGTGGAGACGCTCGCGCACCCGGACCACGTCAAGCACGTGCTCGCCGACGCGAGCGCCCGCTACACCAAGGGCGAGATCTTCGCCAAGACGCGCCCGCTCGTGGGCAATGGCCTGCTCACCGCCGAGGGCGACTTCTGGAAGCGCCAGCGCCGGCTGTCCCAGCCCGCCTTCCACAAGGATCGGCTCGCCGCGCTCGCGGGGGTGATGACCCAGGCGGCCCAGGAGACACTCGCGGGCTGGGAGGCCCCGGTGGCCGCGGGCCAGGCGGTGCCGGTGTTCACCGAGATGATGCGGCTGACGCTCACCGTGGTGGTGCGGGCGCTGTTCGGCGCGGACGTGGGCCAGGAGAGCCTGCGCATCGGCGAGGCCTTCACCCAGGCGCTCGAGGTGACCGACCGGCGCATCATCTCGCCCCTGCCCTACCTGCCGTGGCTCTACCGGCTGCCCACGCGCGACAACCGCCTCTTCCAGCGGGCCATGGACACGCTGCACGCCTCCGTGGACGGGCTCATCGCCCAGCGCCGCGCCCAGGCCCAGAAGAGCGGCGAGGGGCCGGGCACGGATCTGCTCGGCATGCTCATGTCGGCGTGTGACGCGGACACGGGCGATGCCTTCGACGACCTGCAACTGCGCGACGAGGTGATGACGCTCTTGCTCGCGGGCCACGAGACCACGGCCACGTCGCTCGCGTGGACGTTCCACCTGCTGGAGCAGAACCCCGAGCAGGAGGCGCTGCTGCACGAGGAGGTGGACACGGTGCTCGGCGGGCGCGTGCCCACGCTCGAGGACCTGCCGCGGCTGCGCTACACGGGGTGCGTCTTCGAGGAGGCCATGCGGCTCTACCCGCCCATCTGGGCCCTGCCGCGCACGCCCCACGAGGACGACGAGGTGGGGGGCTACCGCATCCCCAAGGGCGACATCGTGCTGCTGGTGCCCTACGTCACCCACCGCCACCCGGACTTCTGGCCGGATCCCGAGCGCTTCGATCCCACGCGCTTCTTCCCGGAGACGAGCCGACAGCGGCCCCGGTGGGCCTACCTGCCGTTCGGCGGTGGCCAGCGCCAGTGCATCGGCAACAACTTCGCGATGATGGAGGCGCAGCTCATCCTCGCCCTGGTGACCCAGCGCTTCCGGCTGCGCGGCGTGCCCGGGGTGCCCGTGGTGCCCGAGCCCCTGCTCACCCTGCGGCCCAAGGGGACGCTGCCCATGCACGTGCACCGGCGGGAGCCCACCCAGGCCGCGCGCGCCTCGTCCGCCTGA